One Elaeis guineensis isolate ETL-2024a chromosome 10, EG11, whole genome shotgun sequence genomic window carries:
- the LOC140852211 gene encoding zinc finger BED domain-containing protein RICESLEEPER 2-like codes for MTSNMFIGELALLHVELQTMIADDDSNSIVKNMILRMKEKYNKYWGWPESMNILLFIACILDPRYKMVYLSFNFSNVYDSEYAENLCKQVRKSPEKLCEQYKGSCLGPQDMGVESSLSSMQDKRKDKSETRNLRKEMFKKHIQDSDGVEGKSEIDVYLVESVVSDDNNFDVLSGWKLNAFRFKVLSQIA; via the coding sequence ATGACTTCAAATATGTTTATTGGAGAATTAGCCTTACTTCATGTTGAGTTGCAAACTATGATTGCGGATGATGATTCTAACTCAATTGTAAAGAACATGATATTGAGGATGAaggaaaaatataataaatattgggGATGGCCAGAAAGTATGAACATATTGTTGTTTATTGCTTGTATTCTTGATCCTCGATACAAGATGGTTTAcctttcttttaatttttcaaatgtgTATGATTCTGAATATGCAGAAAATTTGTGCAAACAGGTTAGAAAATCTCCCGAAAAACTATGTGAACAATATAAGGGTTCTTGTCTAGGTCCACAAGATATGGGAGTGGAAAGTTCTCTTTCTTCCATGCAAGATAAGAGGAAGGATAAATCTGAAACTCGCAATCTTAGAAAGGAGATGTTTAAGAAGCATATTCAAGATAGTGATGGTGTGGAGGGTAAATCAGAAATTGATGTCTATTTGGTTGAGTCAGTTGTTTCTGATGATAATAACTTTGATGTTTTGAGCGGGTGGAAGTTAAATGCATTCAGATTTAAAGTCTTGTCCCAAATTGCTTGA